A single genomic interval of Asterias amurensis chromosome 1, ASM3211899v1 harbors:
- the LOC139939528 gene encoding MAP3K12-binding inhibitory protein 1-like produces the protein MDLDDNVRSILTCLQNFLTETNLSCSVSLTVDPSAICTINASQLNTHLKKLISSLQTLVHDQMTDEEEEATPGSMDSTTSQAIKDEDQKPSITVDPSVVQISASNAEIERRIRSFMEKKQLEVDDINRREFYSVPVTSKHHHQLNSCARTDAIFRPRAGYKSHVKVSRVVNVHGPQTRPTMVSYRPMAGRSPSSRARRCLTRMSTQQGIEERLHNMESHLKLAQGEVPRSGVYQRLKELESRILHLEGLSPEYFDAATQSMLKCQRVDSHESDVMADIGIHEIDNRIKKLQESLLRKSTEAGKLQSTSGTVSLLHKT, from the exons ATGGATCTCGATGACAATGTTCGAAGTATTTTAACGTGTTTGCAGAACTTTTTAACCGAG ACAAACCTATCCTGTAGCGTTTCGCTGACCGTGGATCCATCAGCCATCTGCACAATCAATGCATCACAACTCAACACCCATTTGAAAAAGCTCATATCTTCATTACAG ACTTTGGTTCATGACCAGATGACAGATGAGGAGGAAGAGGCCACCCCAGGATCCATGGATTCTACAACATCTCAAGCAATTAAGGATGAAGATCAGAAGCCATCCATCACAGTAGATCCATCGGTGGTGCAGATTAGCGCATCCAATGCAGAG attgagAGACGAATCCGTTCCTTCATGGAGAAGAAACAGCTGGAAGTTGACGATATCAACAGGCGAGAGTTCTACTCAGTCCCAGTGACATCCAAACATCACCATCAGCTTAACAGCTGTGCACGCACTGATGCCATCTTCAGACCAAGAGCTGGCTACAAAAGTCACGTCAAGG tatcCCGGGTGGTTAATGTGCACGGACCCCAGACAAGACCAACAATGGTGTCCTATCGCCCGATGGCAGGCCGGTCACCCAGCAGTAGAGCAAGGCGTTGTTTGACCCGCATGAGCACCCAGCAGGGTATAGAGGAGAGGTTGCATAATATGGAGTCACACCTCAAACTCGCTCAAG GCGAGGTTCCGCGATCGGGAGTCTACCAGAGACTGAAAGAATTGGAGAGCAGGATTCTACACCTGGAGGGATTGTCACCGGAGTACTTTGATGCTGCTACA CAATCTATGTTGAAGTGTCAGCGAGTCGACAGTCACGAATCCGATGTCATGGCGGACATCGGCATCCATGAGATTGACAACAGAATAAAGAAGTTACAAGAATCCCTGCTGAGAAAAAGCACAGAGGCTGGTAAATTACAGAGCACCAGTGGAACCGTCTCCTTATTACACAAGACATGA
- the LOC139943545 gene encoding uncharacterized protein isoform X2 yields MATDSVDFYARMQKLEETQQNREKQRTKLEQEFNVYIKSDTRLNKVRASKLQSYWTKICEDERRSKARNDQLLREYERVDAHVAALSARTDRLKLLKDQYEKQIEIMYPRWQEQVEIKRRQQLLQQQKEQQQLAQRVQQLHQLQSTGQQQQQQQHLPLNQQQQFGQQHQQLSHQHGTPVLQQQQQQQFLPQQQQLQHQPLNQQQQFGQRERQLPHQQGTQVLQQHSQFAPQHHMEQVPYSNHQQQQQQQPPGQITDASGEYDRLKRASPGIPNIQVQANTPPQSRLQDPLYASLQFGSLPQNLSYDGSTSGPGFQTNLQEAADYYETPSGTSRFSTRQNGSLGYSQQGQGSVMYGESGPVLDNRQLQYQDGDGGYTKLNARIQSTRLPSADSSIYTDIQHDGAGGGRPTFETFPQAGVQAPSNHPKAPQHTQPTKAVSNTSMDAASTYPPSQASSINPLAPSSQPPVTTQPARLPRGKSSPNLNQAKKTVLPQINDSDGDNDSVVTPLNDDDLYETPTTTHSRGGSSQLKPTELLKPSERAGSAVSGKAISTARTDPFSSEEDEDEEDSLAEEDTAALRNALQRQLHVGGDETSERKQNFAADADERAGDQPSKAARGKSDSEKAAQQEPAKPRQMQESKVQSQLDERDSASDSDDEIGSDMSLPLSDEDETGPRSGSNKMAAGKTPASNKMSQEARSKPKASTLMVTEQGFWRLVSAVEQEIDQSDNIEKIYNQPESTQAIKTEIAKTVNNNGSLDHLDPNAISMVVLQQLQQIVLTFPGGCLLSDKLLDTNRTITEVTVRSFLRSSALGFWDNLLQHLVLLIRKGVMDAEDVANMVAPLLISDDSTMADKAVDVLITILQEQEQLEDSQLDDTYSTLPSASATPAHLSMPQEGATNQSQVPPIVPRLDLGGTGDHKTPEIETDRVSHDSFFDEPAVPLTETKAYQQMMQSSQGSAKLKDLDGLGDSEEGDEEDSSEDDEIEKATRLSPETPPSSRNKRRRNVLSSFGGSNSLGLSYGDDDDEDGNEAKQDGGETKRSEQMSDLISSPSPSPSPKGSGYVPSAMEQSMKSTGRSDPLQRSAAFWGEESDMEESEMSVPMGTLKSDDLKDDFDFYD; encoded by the exons ATGGCCACAGATAGCGTGGACTTTTATGCACGCATGCAAAAGCTCGAGGAGACGCAACAGAATAG agagAAGCAGAGAACTAAACTAGAGCAAGAGTTCAATGTCTATATTAAGTCAGACACACGACT GAACAAAGTACGGGCTAGCAAGCTTCAGAGTTACTGGACCAAGATCTGTGAGGATGAACGGCGCAGTAAGGCTCGTAACGATCAGCTATTACGGGAATATGAGCGTGTGGACGCACACGTGGCTGCACTGTCTGCGAGAACAGATAGATTAAAACTACTCAAG GATCAGTACGAGAAACAGATTGAGATAATGTATCCAAGATGGCAAGAACAAGTAGAGATCAAGAGGCGTCAACAACTGCTGCAGCAACAGAAAGAGCAGCAGCAGCTTGCACAGCGAGTTCAGCAGTTACATCAGCTGCAGTCAACAgggcaacagcaacagcagcaacaacaccTACCCCTCAACCAGCAACAGCAGTTTGGCCAGCAGCATCAGCAGTTATCACATCAACATGGGACACCTGTTctgcaacagcaacagcagcagcaattTTTACCCCAACAGCAGCAGCTACAACACCAACCCCTCAACCAGCAACAGCAGTTTGGCCAGCGAGAACGGCAGTTACCGCATCAACAGGGGACACAAGTTCTGCAGCAGCATAGCCAGTTTGCTCCTCAACATCACATGGAGCAGGTCCCATACTCAaatcatcagcagcagcagcagcagcagccacCTGGGCAG ATCACAGATGCAAGCGGTGAGTATGATCGCCTCAAACGAGCAAGCCCAGGCATACCAAATATCCAGGTCCAAGCCAACACCCCACCTCAATCACGTCTGCAGGATCCCCTGTATGCAAGTCTTCAGTTTGGCTCCCTACCACAAAATCTCTCGTACGACGGCTCAACTTCAGGACCTGGTTTCCAGACAAATCTTCAAGAAGCTGCAGATTACTACGAAACCCCAAGTGGCACTAGTAGGTTTAGCACGAGACAGAATGGTTCACTGGGTTACAGCCAACAAGGGCAGGGCTCTGTGATGTATGGAGAATCTGGGCCAGTGTTGGATAATCGCCAATTGCAATATCAGGACGGCGATGGTGGATATACAAAGCTCAATGCTCGTATCCAATCGACAAGACTGCCTTCAGCAGATTCATCTATCTATACTGATATTCAGCATGATGGAGCCGGAGGAGGGAGACCGACTTTCGAAACGTTCCCTCAAGCTGGCGTTCAGGCACCGTCAAACCACCctaaagcacctcagcacaCACAGCCAACCAAAGCTGTGTCGAATACCAGCATGGATGCTGCATCAACCTACCCTCCGAGCCAAGCCAGCTCCATCAATCCACTGGCTCCAAGCTCTCAACCACCAGTGACAACCCAGCCTGCGAGACTTCCACGCGGGAAATCAAGTCCAAACCTCAACCAGGCAAAGAAGACCGTCCTACCGCAGATCAACGACAGTGACGGCGACAACGACAGCGTCGTCACCCCGCTGAACGACGACGATCTGTACGAAACACCAACCACTACCCATTCACGCGGGGGAAGTTCCCAGCTGAAACCAACAGAGTTGTTAAAACCGTCCGAGCGTGCTGGATCGGCCGTCAGCGGGAAGGCGATATCCACGGCACGCACCGACCCTTTCTCCTCAGAAGAAGATGAGGATGAGGAAGATAGCCTCGCTGAGGAGGACACGGCTGCCCTGAGGAATGCTCTCCAGAGGCAGTTGCACGTCGGAGGCGATGAGACATCAGAGAGGAAACAGAACTTTGCGGCTGACGCTGATGAAAGAGCTGGAGATCAGCCGTCCAAAGCGGCAAGAGGAAAAAGCGATAGTGAGAAGGCTGCTCAACAAGAACCAG CAAAGCCGAGACAGATGCAAGAGTCCAAAGTACAATCTCAACTAGACGAGAGAGATTCTGCAAGTGATAGTGATGATGAAATTGGGAGTGATATGAGCTTGCCTCTTAGTGATGAGGATGAGACGGGGCCGAGGAGCGGGAGCAACAAAATGGCCGCAGGGAAGACACCAGCATCTAACAAGATGTCCCAGGAGGCGAG ATCCAAACCAAAGGCCTCCACCCTGATGGTGACGGAGCAAGGATTCTGGCGACTAGTATCGGCCGTAGAGCAAGAGATCGATCAGTCCGATAATATTGAGAAGATTTACAACCAGCCTGAAAGCACCCAAGCCATCAAGACGGAGATTGCCAA GACAGTGAACAATAACGGCAGCCTGGATCATCTAGACCCCAATGCCATTAGTATGGTGGTGCTGCAGCAACTGCAGCAGATTGTACTAACCTTCCCAGGAGGATGCCTGCTCTCTGATAAACTACTAGACACCAACAGGACCATCACCGAAGTCACTGTCAG GTCATTTCTTCGTTCCTCGGCGCTGGGTTTCTGGGATAACCTTCTCCAGCATCTGGTGCTCCTTATAAGGAAAGGCGTGATGGACGCAGAGGATGTTGCCAACATGGTGGCTCCGCTCCTCATTAGTGATGACTCCACCATGGCTGATAAG GCAGTGGATGTGTTGATAACAATCTTGCAAGAGCAGGAGCAGCTAGAAGACAGCCAGCTCGATGATACCTACTCAACTCTACCCTCTGCCTCGGCCACGCCTGCTCATCTTAGcatgccacaagagggcgctaccaaCCAATCCCAGGTACCACCTATAG TTCCACGCCTAGATCTCGGAGGTACAGGTGACCACAAAACTCCAGAGATTGAAACTGACCGAGTTAGTCACGACAGTTTCTTTGATGAGCCTGCCGTTCCACTAACAG AAACCAAAGCCTACCAGCAGATGATGCAGAGCTCTCAGGGGTCAGCTAAGCTTAAAGATCTGGATGGTCTGGGAGACAGCGAGGAGGGGGACGAGGAGGATTCATCTGAAGATGATGAGATTGAGAAGGCTaccagactttctcctgagacCCCGCCTTCATCCAGAAACAA AAGGAGGAGAAATGTCTTATCATCTTTTGGAGGAAGCAATAGTTTGGGTCTTAGCTACggggatgatgatgatgaggatggGAATGAAGCAAAACAAGATGGTGGAGAAACCAAACGATCTGAGCAGATGTCGGATCTGATCAGTTCCCCTTCGCCATCTCCCAGCCCTAAAGGATCTGGATATGTCCCCTCCGCCATGGAACAAAG CATGAAGTCTACCGGCCGCAGTGACCCCTTACAGAGGTCAGCAGCCTTCTGGGGTGAAGAGTCGGACATGGAGGAATCAGAGATGAGTGTGCCCATGGGAACGCTGAAATCAGACGACTTGAAAGACGATTTTGATTTCTATGACTGA
- the LOC139943545 gene encoding uncharacterized protein isoform X1, whose product MATDSVDFYARMQKLEETQQNREKQRTKLEQEFNVYIKSDTRLNKVRASKLQSYWTKICEDERRSKARNDQLLREYERVDAHVAALSARTDRLKLLKDQYEKQIEIMYPRWQEQVEIKRRQQLLQQQKEQQQLAQRVQQLHQLQSTGQQQQQQQHLPLNQQQQFGQQHQQLSHQHGTPVLQQQQQQQFLPQQQQLQHQPLNQQQQFGQRERQLPHQQGTQVLQQHSQFAPQHHMEQVPYSNHQQQQQQQPPGQITDASGEYDRLKRASPGIPNIQVQANTPPQSRLQDPLYASLQFGSLPQNLSYDGSTSGPGFQTNLQEAADYYETPSGTSRFSTRQNGSLGYSQQGQGSVMYGESGPVLDNRQLQYQDGDGGYTKLNARIQSTRLPSADSSIYTDIQHDGAGGGRPTFETFPQAGVQAPSNHPKAPQHTQPTKAVSNTSMDAASTYPPSQASSINPLAPSSQPPVTTQPARLPRGKSSPNLNQAKKTVLPQINDSDGDNDSVVTPLNDDDLYETPTTTHSRGGSSQLKPTELLKPSERAGSAVSGKAISTARTDPFSSEEDEDEEDSLAEEDTAALRNALQRQLHVGGDETSERKQNFAADADERAGDQPSKAARGKSDSEKAAQQEPVAKPRQMQESKVQSQLDERDSASDSDDEIGSDMSLPLSDEDETGPRSGSNKMAAGKTPASNKMSQEARSKPKASTLMVTEQGFWRLVSAVEQEIDQSDNIEKIYNQPESTQAIKTEIAKTVNNNGSLDHLDPNAISMVVLQQLQQIVLTFPGGCLLSDKLLDTNRTITEVTVRSFLRSSALGFWDNLLQHLVLLIRKGVMDAEDVANMVAPLLISDDSTMADKAVDVLITILQEQEQLEDSQLDDTYSTLPSASATPAHLSMPQEGATNQSQVPPIVPRLDLGGTGDHKTPEIETDRVSHDSFFDEPAVPLTETKAYQQMMQSSQGSAKLKDLDGLGDSEEGDEEDSSEDDEIEKATRLSPETPPSSRNKRRRNVLSSFGGSNSLGLSYGDDDDEDGNEAKQDGGETKRSEQMSDLISSPSPSPSPKGSGYVPSAMEQSMKSTGRSDPLQRSAAFWGEESDMEESEMSVPMGTLKSDDLKDDFDFYD is encoded by the exons ATGGCCACAGATAGCGTGGACTTTTATGCACGCATGCAAAAGCTCGAGGAGACGCAACAGAATAG agagAAGCAGAGAACTAAACTAGAGCAAGAGTTCAATGTCTATATTAAGTCAGACACACGACT GAACAAAGTACGGGCTAGCAAGCTTCAGAGTTACTGGACCAAGATCTGTGAGGATGAACGGCGCAGTAAGGCTCGTAACGATCAGCTATTACGGGAATATGAGCGTGTGGACGCACACGTGGCTGCACTGTCTGCGAGAACAGATAGATTAAAACTACTCAAG GATCAGTACGAGAAACAGATTGAGATAATGTATCCAAGATGGCAAGAACAAGTAGAGATCAAGAGGCGTCAACAACTGCTGCAGCAACAGAAAGAGCAGCAGCAGCTTGCACAGCGAGTTCAGCAGTTACATCAGCTGCAGTCAACAgggcaacagcaacagcagcaacaacaccTACCCCTCAACCAGCAACAGCAGTTTGGCCAGCAGCATCAGCAGTTATCACATCAACATGGGACACCTGTTctgcaacagcaacagcagcagcaattTTTACCCCAACAGCAGCAGCTACAACACCAACCCCTCAACCAGCAACAGCAGTTTGGCCAGCGAGAACGGCAGTTACCGCATCAACAGGGGACACAAGTTCTGCAGCAGCATAGCCAGTTTGCTCCTCAACATCACATGGAGCAGGTCCCATACTCAaatcatcagcagcagcagcagcagcagccacCTGGGCAG ATCACAGATGCAAGCGGTGAGTATGATCGCCTCAAACGAGCAAGCCCAGGCATACCAAATATCCAGGTCCAAGCCAACACCCCACCTCAATCACGTCTGCAGGATCCCCTGTATGCAAGTCTTCAGTTTGGCTCCCTACCACAAAATCTCTCGTACGACGGCTCAACTTCAGGACCTGGTTTCCAGACAAATCTTCAAGAAGCTGCAGATTACTACGAAACCCCAAGTGGCACTAGTAGGTTTAGCACGAGACAGAATGGTTCACTGGGTTACAGCCAACAAGGGCAGGGCTCTGTGATGTATGGAGAATCTGGGCCAGTGTTGGATAATCGCCAATTGCAATATCAGGACGGCGATGGTGGATATACAAAGCTCAATGCTCGTATCCAATCGACAAGACTGCCTTCAGCAGATTCATCTATCTATACTGATATTCAGCATGATGGAGCCGGAGGAGGGAGACCGACTTTCGAAACGTTCCCTCAAGCTGGCGTTCAGGCACCGTCAAACCACCctaaagcacctcagcacaCACAGCCAACCAAAGCTGTGTCGAATACCAGCATGGATGCTGCATCAACCTACCCTCCGAGCCAAGCCAGCTCCATCAATCCACTGGCTCCAAGCTCTCAACCACCAGTGACAACCCAGCCTGCGAGACTTCCACGCGGGAAATCAAGTCCAAACCTCAACCAGGCAAAGAAGACCGTCCTACCGCAGATCAACGACAGTGACGGCGACAACGACAGCGTCGTCACCCCGCTGAACGACGACGATCTGTACGAAACACCAACCACTACCCATTCACGCGGGGGAAGTTCCCAGCTGAAACCAACAGAGTTGTTAAAACCGTCCGAGCGTGCTGGATCGGCCGTCAGCGGGAAGGCGATATCCACGGCACGCACCGACCCTTTCTCCTCAGAAGAAGATGAGGATGAGGAAGATAGCCTCGCTGAGGAGGACACGGCTGCCCTGAGGAATGCTCTCCAGAGGCAGTTGCACGTCGGAGGCGATGAGACATCAGAGAGGAAACAGAACTTTGCGGCTGACGCTGATGAAAGAGCTGGAGATCAGCCGTCCAAAGCGGCAAGAGGAAAAAGCGATAGTGAGAAGGCTGCTCAACAAGAACCAG TAGCAAAGCCGAGACAGATGCAAGAGTCCAAAGTACAATCTCAACTAGACGAGAGAGATTCTGCAAGTGATAGTGATGATGAAATTGGGAGTGATATGAGCTTGCCTCTTAGTGATGAGGATGAGACGGGGCCGAGGAGCGGGAGCAACAAAATGGCCGCAGGGAAGACACCAGCATCTAACAAGATGTCCCAGGAGGCGAG ATCCAAACCAAAGGCCTCCACCCTGATGGTGACGGAGCAAGGATTCTGGCGACTAGTATCGGCCGTAGAGCAAGAGATCGATCAGTCCGATAATATTGAGAAGATTTACAACCAGCCTGAAAGCACCCAAGCCATCAAGACGGAGATTGCCAA GACAGTGAACAATAACGGCAGCCTGGATCATCTAGACCCCAATGCCATTAGTATGGTGGTGCTGCAGCAACTGCAGCAGATTGTACTAACCTTCCCAGGAGGATGCCTGCTCTCTGATAAACTACTAGACACCAACAGGACCATCACCGAAGTCACTGTCAG GTCATTTCTTCGTTCCTCGGCGCTGGGTTTCTGGGATAACCTTCTCCAGCATCTGGTGCTCCTTATAAGGAAAGGCGTGATGGACGCAGAGGATGTTGCCAACATGGTGGCTCCGCTCCTCATTAGTGATGACTCCACCATGGCTGATAAG GCAGTGGATGTGTTGATAACAATCTTGCAAGAGCAGGAGCAGCTAGAAGACAGCCAGCTCGATGATACCTACTCAACTCTACCCTCTGCCTCGGCCACGCCTGCTCATCTTAGcatgccacaagagggcgctaccaaCCAATCCCAGGTACCACCTATAG TTCCACGCCTAGATCTCGGAGGTACAGGTGACCACAAAACTCCAGAGATTGAAACTGACCGAGTTAGTCACGACAGTTTCTTTGATGAGCCTGCCGTTCCACTAACAG AAACCAAAGCCTACCAGCAGATGATGCAGAGCTCTCAGGGGTCAGCTAAGCTTAAAGATCTGGATGGTCTGGGAGACAGCGAGGAGGGGGACGAGGAGGATTCATCTGAAGATGATGAGATTGAGAAGGCTaccagactttctcctgagacCCCGCCTTCATCCAGAAACAA AAGGAGGAGAAATGTCTTATCATCTTTTGGAGGAAGCAATAGTTTGGGTCTTAGCTACggggatgatgatgatgaggatggGAATGAAGCAAAACAAGATGGTGGAGAAACCAAACGATCTGAGCAGATGTCGGATCTGATCAGTTCCCCTTCGCCATCTCCCAGCCCTAAAGGATCTGGATATGTCCCCTCCGCCATGGAACAAAG CATGAAGTCTACCGGCCGCAGTGACCCCTTACAGAGGTCAGCAGCCTTCTGGGGTGAAGAGTCGGACATGGAGGAATCAGAGATGAGTGTGCCCATGGGAACGCTGAAATCAGACGACTTGAAAGACGATTTTGATTTCTATGACTGA
- the LOC139942800 gene encoding NAD-dependent protein deacetylase sirtuin-2-like, which translates to MSEAVLENPDGAEGGRETDEKDETGLSPSKDDPNDDPEDDPKASGADPMDTLERLMGLLNPWLGGADDDDDDTVKPQQLLQDISLEGVAKYIKSDRCKHIIVMTGAGISTSAGIPDFRSPGSGLYDNLGKYNLPTPMSIFEMSYFKERPEPFFYLAKELYPGKFKPTPCHYFIRLLAEKKLLLRNYTQNIDTLERIAGVPGDLLMEAHGTFHTGHCLAGDCRKEYTQEWMRVEIFADRIPKCTECGGLVKPDIVFFGEALPLRFSSLVMEDFPMCDLLIVMGTSLVVQPFASLLERVPETTPRLLINMEKAGESNPVLRRLGYGGGGFEFDSESNYRDVLHLDKCDNGCYKLAELLGWKEEMDKLVQEEHKRIEGASSSIQEKSSTPKVSASEVDKSVKKTSTPKVSASGVDKSVKKTSTPKVSASGVDKAAKKASTPKDSASGVDKSVKKTSTPKVSASGVDKAVKKSTTPKVSASGVDKAAKKSTTPKVSASGVDKAAKKKVPSGGAKPMNGAADKSK; encoded by the exons ATGTCTGAAG CTGTACTGGAAAATCCTGATGGAGCCGAAGGAGGAAGGGAGACGGATGAGAAAGATGAAACAGGACTTTCACCATCCAAGGATGATCCCAACGATGATCCAGAGGATGATCCCAAGGCCTCTGGAGCAGACCCAA TGGATACCCTGGAGCGTTTGATGGGTCTCCTAAACCCCTGGCTTGGAGgtgctgatgatgatgatgatgataccGTCAAACCACAGCAACTCCTTCAAGACATCAGCCTAGAGGGTGTGGCAAAGTACATAAAGAGTGATAGAT GTAAGCATATCATCGTTATGACTGGCGCTGGAATCTCTACTT CTGCCGGGATACCAGATTTCCGAAGCCCAGGATCCGGCCTGTATGATAACTTAGGGAAGTACAATCTACCAACTCCGATGTCGATATTTGAAATGTCATACTTCAAG GAACGACCGGAGCCATTCTTCTACCTGGCCAAGGAGTTGTACCCAGGGAAGTTCAAACCCACACCGTGTCATTATTTCATCAGACTCCTCGCTGAGAAAAAGCTCCTGTTGAGAAACTACACACAG AATATTGACACCCTTGAAAGAATCGCTGGTGTGCCAGGCGACCTGTTAATGGAGGCCCACGGTACATTTCATACCGGACACTGCCTTGCTGGAGATTGTAGGAAAGAATACACACAGGAGTGGATGAGAG TTGAGATCTTTGCTGACAGGATACCCAAGTGCACGGAATGTGGTGGATTAGTCAAGCCAGATATTGTGTTCTTTGGTGAGGCACTACCCCTAAGGTTTTCCTCCCTGGTCATGGAG GACTTTCCCATGTGCGATTTGCTGATAGTCATGGGGACATCACTGGTTGTGCAGCCCTTTGCTTCGTTACTAGAAAG AGTTCCAGAAACGACTCCCAGACTTCTTATTAACATGGAGAAAGCTGGCGAG TCTAATCCCGTGCTACGCCGTCTTGGTTACGGCGGAGGAGGCTTCGAGTTTGACTCAGAGAGCAACTACAG AGATGTATTGCATCTTGATAAATGTGACAATGGGTGCTACAAGTTAGCAGAGCTACTTGGATGGAAG GAAGAGATGGATAAATTGGTTCAAGAAGAGCATAAACGCATAGAGGGTGCCTCTTCATCCATCCAAGAAAAATCCTCCACGCCAAAAGTCAGCGCATCCGAAGTAGACAAGTCTGTGAAGAAAACCTCCACGCCAAAAGTCAGCGCATCTGGAGTAgacaagtctgtgaaaaaaacCTCCACGCCAAAAGTCAGTGCATCTGGAGTAGACAAGGCTGCGAAGAAAGCCTCCACGCCAAAAGACAGCGCATCTGGAGTAGATAAGTCTGTGAAGAAAACCTCCACGCCAAAAGTCAGCGCGTCTGGAGTAGACAAGGCTGTGAAAAAATCCACCACGCCAAAAGTAAGCGCATCTGGAGTAGACAAGGCTGCGAAGAAATCCACCACGCCAAAAGTCAGCGCATCTGGAGTAGACAAGGCTGCGAAGAAAAAAGTGCCCTCTGGTGGTGCTAAACCCATGAATGGAGCAGCAGACAAGAGTAAGTGA